The Pseudomonas kermanshahensis genome includes a window with the following:
- a CDS encoding autotransporter assembly complex protein TamA: MTYSGRLTWGLVFWVASFAAWGQSELLVKVKPANKALKANVEGYIGNLGDRDEEALLRFSRGAQEQARKAAQALGYYQAQIDTEVKPPAKADQAPQLIIQIAPGEPVRLRNVTVRIEGPASEMKAFRVPDSKALRAGEQLNHGLYEDAKRLIQNQASRYGFFAGRFSRQRLAVDPQAGVADIELVYQSGPRYRLGAVKFGGDTPLDEDLLQRMVSFKPGTPYDSELIAELNNDLQSSGYFEGVRVDAAPTAAVGEDIPVEVRLETRKPRTMGLGLGFSTDVGPRGKANWTRHWVNPQGHSYGWETELSAPRQNVGLWYDVPLDPPLTDKLRFAGGYQNEELAGTDTLSKLLTVGPEWHSKLPSGWQRVISLKYQREEYRLGDDSGLSNLLMPGVSFSYLRSDNRIDPHNGYRLQFDTQVAKEGLVSDTNLLHGNVLLKGLTTLGHNHRFLGRVQFGGSATNGYKNNIPPSLRFFAGGDQSVRGYDYQTLSPKNSDGDRIGGRYLVAGSVEYQYSLTEKWRVATFVDQGNSFNTFELPSLKTGVGIGVRWVSPVGPLRLDLAKALDDEGGIRLHFSMGPEL, from the coding sequence ATGACGTATTCAGGAAGATTAACCTGGGGCCTGGTTTTCTGGGTCGCCAGTTTCGCAGCATGGGGCCAGAGCGAGTTGCTGGTGAAGGTAAAGCCAGCCAACAAAGCGCTCAAGGCCAATGTCGAAGGCTATATCGGCAACTTGGGTGACCGCGATGAAGAAGCGCTGCTGCGCTTCAGTCGCGGGGCTCAGGAGCAGGCGCGCAAAGCCGCGCAGGCACTTGGCTACTATCAAGCCCAGATCGATACCGAGGTCAAGCCTCCCGCCAAAGCCGACCAAGCCCCGCAATTGATAATCCAGATCGCCCCCGGTGAGCCTGTGCGCCTGCGCAACGTGACGGTGCGCATCGAAGGGCCTGCCAGTGAGATGAAGGCGTTTCGAGTGCCCGACAGCAAGGCACTGCGCGCTGGCGAGCAGCTTAACCATGGGCTTTACGAAGATGCCAAACGGCTGATCCAGAACCAGGCTTCACGCTATGGCTTTTTCGCCGGCCGCTTCAGCCGCCAACGCCTGGCAGTCGACCCCCAGGCCGGCGTGGCCGACATCGAACTGGTCTACCAAAGCGGCCCTCGCTACCGCCTGGGCGCGGTCAAGTTTGGCGGTGACACACCGCTGGATGAAGACCTGCTGCAGCGCATGGTCTCGTTCAAGCCAGGCACGCCCTATGACTCCGAGCTGATTGCCGAACTCAACAACGACCTGCAATCGAGTGGTTACTTCGAGGGTGTGCGGGTAGACGCCGCGCCGACTGCCGCCGTGGGCGAGGACATCCCGGTGGAGGTCCGCCTGGAAACCCGCAAACCACGCACCATGGGCCTGGGCCTGGGCTTCTCGACTGACGTCGGCCCCCGTGGCAAGGCGAACTGGACGCGACACTGGGTCAACCCTCAGGGCCACAGCTACGGCTGGGAAACCGAACTGTCGGCACCTCGGCAGAACGTCGGCCTGTGGTATGACGTGCCGCTCGACCCGCCGCTGACCGACAAACTGCGCTTTGCCGGTGGTTACCAGAACGAGGAACTCGCCGGTACCGACACCCTCAGCAAGCTGCTCACCGTCGGGCCAGAATGGCACAGCAAGTTGCCCAGTGGCTGGCAGCGGGTTATCTCGCTCAAGTACCAGCGTGAAGAGTACCGCCTGGGCGATGACTCGGGGCTGAGCAACTTGCTGATGCCGGGCGTCAGCTTCTCGTACCTGCGCAGCGACAACCGCATTGACCCGCACAATGGCTACCGCCTGCAGTTCGATACCCAGGTGGCGAAGGAAGGCCTGGTCTCCGACACCAACCTGCTGCATGGCAACGTGCTGCTCAAGGGCCTGACCACGCTTGGCCATAACCATCGCTTCCTCGGCCGGGTGCAATTCGGCGGCAGCGCCACCAACGGCTACAAGAACAACATCCCGCCTTCGCTGCGCTTCTTCGCCGGTGGCGACCAGAGCGTGCGTGGCTATGACTACCAGACCTTGTCGCCGAAAAACAGCGACGGCGACCGCATCGGTGGCCGCTACCTGGTGGCTGGCAGCGTCGAGTACCAGTACTCACTGACTGAAAAGTGGCGCGTGGCAACCTTTGTCGATCAGGGCAACTCGTTCAACACCTTCGAGCTGCCAAGCCTCAAGACCGGGGTGGGCATTGGTGTGCGTTGGGTTTCACCGGTTGGGCCATTGCGCCTGGACCTGGCCAAGGCCCTCGATGACGAGGGCGGTATTCGCCTGCACTTCTCCATGGGGCCTGAGCTGTGA
- the xthA gene encoding exodeoxyribonuclease III: MKIVCFNINGLRARPHQLAALIDKHQPDVIGLQETKVSDDQFPLADVQALGYHVHYHGQKGHYGVALLSRQAPLSLHKGFATDEEDAQRRFIWGTFADADGNPITIMNGYFPQGESRDHPTKFPAKQRFYSDLQALLENQFRNDQPVLVMGDMNISPQDCDIGIGPDNAKRWLKTGKCSFLPEEREWMERLKGWGLVDSFRHLHPDVADRFSWFDYRSRGFEDEPKRGLRIDLIMASQHLVPRIKAAGVDYELRGMEKPSDHAPIWLELS; encoded by the coding sequence ATGAAGATCGTCTGTTTCAACATCAACGGCCTGCGAGCGCGCCCGCATCAGCTGGCGGCGCTGATCGACAAGCATCAGCCTGACGTGATCGGCCTGCAGGAAACCAAGGTCAGCGACGATCAGTTCCCTCTGGCCGATGTCCAGGCACTGGGCTACCACGTGCATTACCACGGCCAGAAAGGCCACTATGGCGTCGCCTTGCTGTCGCGCCAGGCACCGCTGAGCCTGCACAAGGGTTTTGCCACCGATGAGGAAGACGCCCAGCGCCGCTTCATCTGGGGCACCTTCGCCGATGCCGACGGCAACCCGATCACCATCATGAACGGCTACTTCCCCCAGGGTGAAAGCCGCGACCACCCCACCAAATTCCCGGCCAAGCAGCGCTTCTACAGCGACCTGCAGGCCCTGCTCGAAAACCAGTTCCGCAACGACCAGCCGGTGCTGGTGATGGGCGACATGAACATCTCGCCCCAGGATTGTGACATCGGCATCGGCCCGGACAACGCCAAACGTTGGCTCAAGACCGGTAAATGCAGCTTCCTGCCGGAAGAGCGCGAATGGATGGAGCGCCTTAAAGGCTGGGGCCTGGTCGACAGTTTCCGCCACCTGCACCCGGACGTGGCCGACCGCTTCAGCTGGTTCGACTACCGCAGCCGCGGTTTCGAGGACGAACCCAAGCGTGGCCTGCGCATCGACCTGATCATGGCGTCGCAGCACCTGGTGCCACGGATCAAGGCGGCGGGTGTGGACTATGAGTTGCGCGGGATGGAAAAGCCGTCGGACCATGCACCGATCTGGCTGGAGTTGAGCTGA
- a CDS encoding GNAT family N-acetyltransferase: protein MPETTATPARICQLDDGYSREARSLLYNAYRHEPTFAYIFEAQRPGYERRLRVMVREWVRQHFYLQLPAIGLLLDDRLIALALIVPPLRRLGVADSWAWRLRMMLGTGLRCTRRYMDYQAALASCLPTDQVHVLPLLGVHPQFQGRQYGEQLLQAVHDWCAEDPSTQGVVLDTGNEHYLAFYQRQGYEEIGEVAVGPIRERVFFHPNPVSSTSALA from the coding sequence ATGCCCGAAACCACTGCCACGCCGGCGCGTATCTGCCAGCTCGACGACGGCTACAGCCGTGAGGCGCGTTCGCTGCTGTACAACGCCTACCGCCATGAACCTACCTTTGCTTACATTTTCGAGGCGCAGCGCCCAGGCTATGAGCGCCGCCTGCGAGTGATGGTGCGTGAATGGGTGCGCCAGCACTTTTACCTGCAACTGCCGGCCATTGGCCTGTTGCTGGATGACCGCTTGATTGCCCTGGCCCTGATCGTGCCGCCGCTGCGCAGGCTGGGGGTGGCCGACAGCTGGGCCTGGCGTTTGCGCATGATGCTGGGTACCGGCCTGCGCTGCACGCGACGCTACATGGACTACCAGGCGGCATTGGCCAGTTGCTTGCCTACAGACCAGGTACACGTCCTGCCTCTACTGGGCGTGCACCCGCAATTTCAGGGGCGCCAGTACGGTGAGCAATTGTTACAAGCTGTGCATGACTGGTGCGCGGAAGACCCCAGCACTCAGGGCGTCGTGCTGGACACCGGCAATGAACACTACCTGGCGTTCTACCAGCGTCAGGGCTATGAGGAAATTGGCGAGGTTGCCGTAGGGCCGATCCGAGAAAGGGTGTTCTTCCATCCCAACCCCGTGTCTTCAACGTCCGCTTTGGCCTGA
- a CDS encoding anti-sigma factor family protein produces the protein MTRLIPTEDELHAYIDERLAPARRAEVKAWLAANPQEAARVEGWRSDARRLRVALAGLGEQPGAAQLDLGQLKQRLRQRRQRRWASAAVLVLAIGVGGLGGWQARDAMLARVDLPMADAVQAHRLFAGSEALDIQASDPTQLRDWLGRHFSRVGQLPDLAGYGFRPVGARLLSNEQGPAALLVFQDGKGERISLFLRSPGERYERMPEGQRVDGQLEARYWSHGAYNFALVSAADDTRGAGVGEALRLGL, from the coding sequence ATGACACGCCTGATCCCCACTGAAGATGAGTTGCATGCCTACATCGATGAGCGCTTGGCGCCTGCTCGCCGGGCAGAGGTAAAGGCCTGGCTGGCGGCCAACCCGCAGGAGGCGGCGCGGGTCGAGGGCTGGCGCAGCGATGCGCGGCGGCTGCGTGTGGCACTTGCCGGCCTGGGTGAACAGCCGGGGGCTGCGCAGCTGGATCTGGGCCAATTAAAGCAGCGGCTGCGCCAGCGACGTCAACGGCGTTGGGCATCGGCGGCAGTGCTCGTGCTGGCGATTGGTGTGGGTGGTTTGGGCGGTTGGCAGGCACGGGATGCGATGTTGGCCCGGGTCGATCTGCCCATGGCCGATGCGGTCCAGGCGCATCGGCTGTTTGCCGGTAGCGAGGCGCTGGATATCCAAGCCAGCGACCCGACTCAATTGCGTGACTGGTTGGGGCGTCATTTCAGCCGGGTAGGCCAGCTGCCGGACCTGGCGGGTTACGGTTTCAGGCCGGTGGGCGCGCGGTTGCTCAGCAACGAACAAGGGCCTGCGGCGCTCCTGGTGTTTCAGGATGGCAAAGGGGAACGCATCAGCCTGTTTCTGCGCTCGCCGGGTGAGCGTTATGAACGCATGCCCGAGGGGCAGCGGGTTGATGGGCAACTGGAGGCACGGTACTGGTCGCATGGGGCGTATAACTTTGCGTTGGTCAGTGCGGCGGACGATACGCGTGGGGCGGGGGTAGGGGAGGCGTTGCGGTTGGGGTTGTAG